The proteins below come from a single Fusobacterium nucleatum genomic window:
- a CDS encoding NAD-dependent epimerase/dehydratase family protein: protein MKVLLTGATGFLGKYVIEELKNNSYQVVAFGRNEKVGKTLIDKNVEFYKGDLNNIDDLFKAAKNCSAVIHAAALSTVWGKWEDFYNVNVLGTKNVVQVCEEKKLKLVFVSSPSIYAGAKDQLDVKEDEAPKENSLNYYIKSKIMAENIIKSSNLNYMIIRPRGLFGVGDTSIIPRLLDLNKKIGIPLFVDGKQKVDITCVENVAYALRLTLENNQYSREIYNITNDEPIEFKEILTLFFNEMGTEGKYLKWNYNLISPLVSFLEIFYKFFRIKKEPSITKYTLYLMRYSQTLNIDKAKRELGYYPRMTILEGVKKYVEHSRKNDRES, encoded by the coding sequence ATGAAAGTTTTACTTACAGGAGCAACAGGATTTTTAGGAAAATATGTAATTGAGGAATTAAAAAATAACTCTTATCAAGTTGTTGCCTTTGGAAGAAATGAAAAAGTTGGAAAGACATTGATTGATAAAAATGTTGAATTTTACAAAGGTGATCTAAATAATATAGATGATTTATTTAAAGCTGCTAAAAATTGTTCAGCTGTTATCCATGCTGCTGCGCTTTCTACTGTTTGGGGTAAATGGGAAGATTTCTATAATGTAAATGTATTAGGGACAAAAAATGTCGTTCAAGTTTGTGAAGAAAAAAAATTAAAATTAGTTTTTGTTTCATCTCCAAGTATATATGCAGGAGCAAAAGACCAATTAGATGTTAAAGAAGATGAAGCACCAAAAGAAAATAGTTTGAATTACTATATAAAAAGTAAAATTATGGCAGAAAATATAATTAAATCTTCTAATTTAAACTATATGATAATTCGTCCTCGTGGATTATTTGGAGTAGGAGATACAAGTATAATACCAAGGCTTTTAGACTTAAATAAAAAAATTGGTATTCCTCTTTTTGTTGATGGAAAACAAAAAGTTGATATAACTTGTGTTGAAAATGTTGCCTATGCTTTAAGATTAACATTAGAAAATAACCAATATTCAAGAGAAATATATAATATTACAAATGATGAACCAATAGAATTTAAAGAGATTTTAACTTTATTTTTTAATGAAATGGGAACAGAAGGAAAATATTTAAAATGGAACTATAATTTAATTTCTCCTTTGGTTTCATTTTTAGAAATATTTTATAAATTTTTTAGAATAAAAAAAGAGCCTTCTATTACTAAATATACCCTATATTTAATGAGATATAGCCAAACTCTAAATATAGACAAAGCTAAAAGAGAATTGGGGTATTATCCAAGAATGACTATATTAGAAGGAGTAAAAAAATATGTTGAACACAGCAGAAAAAATGATAGAGAAAGTTGA
- a CDS encoding 3-oxoacyl-[acyl-carrier-protein] synthase III C-terminal domain-containing protein — protein sequence MRKIQFIGYGVELPKNTVNFKEQTRYRISGDEKQISLAVTACQKALKNANITINDIDCIVSASAVGIQPIPCMAALIHEKIAKGTSIPALDINTTCTSFITALDTMSYLLEAGRYKRVLIVSCDVASRALNPRQKESFQLFSDGAVAFVIEKSDKEIGVIDAMQRTWSEGAHSTEIRGGLSNFHPENYSESTKEEFMFDMNGKTILSLCMKKVPKMMEEFLENNNMKISDIDIVVPHQASVAMPIVMEKLGVPKDKYIDEVKEFGNMVSASVPMTLAHGLEKQKIKNSDIILLIGTAAGLTTNMMLIKI from the coding sequence ATGAGAAAAATTCAATTTATAGGATATGGGGTGGAATTACCTAAAAATACAGTTAATTTTAAAGAACAAACTCGTTATAGAATAAGTGGGGATGAAAAACAAATCTCACTTGCTGTTACTGCTTGTCAAAAAGCTTTAAAAAATGCTAATATCACAATCAATGATATTGATTGTATTGTTTCAGCTAGTGCAGTTGGTATACAACCTATACCTTGTATGGCAGCTTTAATCCATGAGAAAATAGCAAAAGGTACATCAATTCCTGCACTTGATATAAATACTACTTGTACAAGCTTTATAACAGCTTTGGATACTATGTCCTATCTTTTGGAAGCTGGAAGATATAAAAGAGTGTTGATAGTTTCTTGTGATGTTGCTTCAAGAGCATTAAATCCTAGACAAAAAGAAAGTTTTCAGCTTTTTAGTGATGGTGCAGTAGCCTTTGTTATTGAAAAAAGTGATAAAGAAATTGGTGTTATTGATGCTATGCAAAGAACTTGGTCAGAAGGAGCACATTCAACTGAAATTCGTGGAGGCCTAAGTAATTTTCATCCTGAAAATTATTCTGAAAGTACAAAAGAAGAATTTATGTTTGATATGAATGGAAAAACTATACTATCTCTATGTATGAAAAAAGTCCCTAAGATGATGGAAGAATTTTTAGAAAATAACAATATGAAAATATCTGATATTGATATAGTAGTCCCTCATCAAGCCAGTGTTGCTATGCCTATTGTAATGGAAAAATTGGGTGTCCCAAAAGATAAATATATAGATGAAGTAAAAGAATTTGGAAATATGGTTTCAGCCTCTGTTCCTATGACATTGGCACATGGTTTAGAAAAGCAAAAAATTAAAAATAGTGATATAATATTACTTATAGGTACTGCTGCTGGACTTACTACAAATATGATGTTAATAAAGATATAA
- a CDS encoding MBL fold metallo-hydrolase produces MLNTAEKMIEKVDYFTCGYCTNDLKRVFKGFDKTIVNFYAGVFLIKHKKLGYILYDTGYSIDILKNNLKYFLYRFANPITLKREDMIDYQLKEKAIDKEEIKYIIISHLHPDHIGGLKFFPNSNLILTKTCYNDFKLKRDSLLIFNELLPNDFEDRLILIDDYKENSLFPYKNSFDLFSDLSMLIVEVDGHTKGQACLFLPEKNLFIAADVCWGTEFLPFTDKMKWLPRKIQNNFEDYKKGSNLLKKLIENNISVIVSHDKKEKIFNILKNL; encoded by the coding sequence ATGTTGAACACAGCAGAAAAAATGATAGAGAAAGTTGATTATTTTACTTGTGGCTATTGTACCAATGATTTAAAAAGAGTTTTTAAAGGTTTTGATAAAACAATAGTTAATTTCTATGCAGGAGTTTTTTTAATCAAACATAAAAAATTAGGATATATTTTATATGATACAGGTTATTCTATAGATATTTTAAAAAATAATCTTAAATATTTTTTATATAGATTTGCCAATCCTATCACTTTAAAAAGAGAAGATATGATAGACTATCAACTTAAAGAAAAAGCTATAGATAAAGAGGAGATAAAATATATTATTATTTCTCATTTACACCCTGACCATATTGGTGGTTTAAAATTTTTTCCAAATTCTAACCTAATCTTAACCAAAACTTGTTATAATGATTTCAAGTTAAAAAGAGATAGTCTATTAATTTTTAATGAATTACTACCAAATGATTTTGAAGATAGGCTGATATTGATAGATGATTATAAAGAAAATAGTCTATTTCCTTATAAAAATAGTTTTGATTTATTTTCAGATTTATCAATGTTAATAGTTGAAGTAGATGGACATACAAAAGGGCAAGCTTGTCTATTTTTACCAGAAAAAAATTTATTTATTGCTGCTGATGTGTGTTGGGGAACAGAATTTTTACCTTTTACAGATAAAATGAAGTGGCTCCCTAGAAAAATTCAAAATAATTTTGAGGATTATAAAAAAGGTAGTAATTTATTAAAAAAATTGATAGAAAATAATATTTCTGTTATTGTCAGTCATGATAAAAAAGAAAAAATTTTTAATATATTGAAAAACTTATAA
- a CDS encoding SDR family NAD(P)-dependent oxidoreductase, with amino-acid sequence MEKILITGASSGIGKELARNLANKSKKLFLLARSLDKLNLLKKELEEKYSSLECVCIKYDLTDINNLENIVENCNVDLIINCAGFGKITDFSKLSDKEDLDTINVNFISPLILTKKFSEKFLQKGQGIILNVCSTAALYQHPYMAVYSSAKSALLHYSLALDEELSHKNKNVRVLSVCPGPTASNFFDKDIQEKFGSSQKFMMSSEDVAKRIIKVIENKKRFSIIGFRNKLSMFLINLLPVSLQLKLVGLILKRVIK; translated from the coding sequence ATGGAAAAAATTTTAATAACAGGTGCAAGCTCTGGAATAGGAAAAGAATTAGCAAGAAATTTAGCAAATAAATCTAAAAAGCTTTTTTTATTAGCTCGTTCACTTGATAAATTAAATCTTCTAAAAAAAGAATTGGAAGAAAAATATTCTTCTCTTGAATGTGTTTGCATAAAATATGATTTAACTGATATAAATAATTTAGAAAATATTGTTGAAAATTGTAATGTTGACTTAATTATTAACTGTGCAGGTTTTGGAAAAATAACTGATTTTTCTAAATTAAGTGATAAAGAAGATTTGGATACTATAAATGTGAATTTTATTTCTCCATTAATCTTAACAAAAAAATTCTCAGAAAAATTTTTACAAAAAGGGCAAGGAATAATTTTAAATGTTTGCTCAACTGCCGCACTATATCAACATCCATATATGGCAGTGTACAGTTCAGCTAAGTCAGCTCTTTTACATTATTCTTTAGCACTAGATGAAGAATTATCTCATAAAAATAAAAATGTAAGAGTTCTATCTGTTTGCCCTGGACCTACTGCAAGTAATTTTTTTGACAAAGATATACAAGAAAAATTTGGAAGTTCTCAAAAATTTATGATGAGTTCAGAAGATGTAGCTAAAAGAATTATAAAAGTGATAGAAAATAAAAAAAGATTTTCTATTATTGGTTTTAGAAATAAACTATCTATGTTTTTAATAAATTTACTACCTGTTTCACTGCAATTAAAACTTGTAGGATTGATTTTAAAAAGGGTGATTAAATGA
- a CDS encoding F390 synthetase-related protein codes for MKKIFKIILTFIKVRYFSKWTSRDKLLEYQKKQVEKHLKFLKENSPYFKTHQITKDFTMNKAFMMKNFDELNTLGVKKDEAMEIALNSEKTRNFNQKYKNISVGLSSGTSGHRGIFITTPEEQGIWAGTILAKMLPKNNILGHRIAFFLRADNDLYKTINSFLISLEYFDTFKNINEHIERLNKYKPSMVVAPPSLLLILAKKIEERELKISPKKVISVAEILEKPDEEYIKKQFKLNIIHQIYQATEGFLACTCEYGHLHLNEDLIKFDKKYIDDKRFYPIITDFRRTSQPFVNYYLNDILVEAKEPCECGSVLQRIEKIEGRSDDIFKFINKFGKEIVVFPDFIRRTILFVENIREYQVFQINNSLLEVAILNINDRQKELIKKEFNKLFTSLNIENIEIKFIDYKIDRSKKLKRIVRKVVE; via the coding sequence ATGAAAAAAATTTTTAAAATTATCTTAACTTTTATCAAAGTAAGATATTTTTCTAAGTGGACTTCAAGAGATAAACTTTTAGAATATCAAAAAAAACAAGTAGAAAAACATTTAAAATTTTTAAAAGAAAATTCACCATATTTTAAAACTCATCAAATTACAAAAGATTTTACTATGAATAAGGCTTTTATGATGAAAAATTTTGATGAATTAAATACCTTAGGAGTAAAAAAAGATGAAGCAATGGAGATTGCTTTAAATAGTGAGAAAACTAGAAATTTCAATCAAAAATACAAAAATATTTCAGTAGGGCTATCTTCTGGAACATCTGGGCATAGAGGAATATTTATCACAACCCCAGAAGAACAAGGAATATGGGCAGGTACTATCCTTGCTAAGATGCTTCCTAAAAATAATATTTTGGGACATAGAATAGCATTTTTTCTAAGGGCAGATAATGATTTATACAAAACTATAAATTCATTTTTAATAAGTTTAGAATATTTTGATACTTTTAAAAACATTAATGAGCATATAGAAAGATTGAATAAATATAAGCCTTCTATGGTAGTTGCTCCTCCCTCTTTACTTTTGATACTAGCTAAAAAAATTGAAGAGAGAGAGTTAAAAATTTCTCCAAAAAAAGTTATCTCAGTTGCTGAAATTTTGGAAAAGCCTGATGAGGAATACATTAAAAAACAATTTAAATTAAATATAATACATCAGATTTATCAAGCAACAGAGGGATTTTTAGCTTGTACCTGTGAATATGGGCATTTACATCTAAATGAAGATTTAATTAAATTTGATAAAAAATATATAGATGATAAAAGATTTTATCCAATAATTACTGATTTTAGAAGAACTAGCCAACCCTTTGTAAATTATTATCTCAATGACATTCTAGTTGAAGCAAAAGAGCCTTGTGAATGTGGTTCTGTTTTACAAAGAATTGAAAAAATTGAAGGGCGTTCAGATGATATTTTCAAATTCATAAATAAATTCGGTAAAGAAATTGTAGTATTTCCTGATTTTATTAGAAGAACTATACTTTTTGTTGAAAATATAAGAGAATATCAAGTTTTTCAAATAAATAATAGTTTATTGGAAGTTGCTATTTTAAACATAAATGATAGGCAAAAAGAATTAATAAAAAAAGAATTTAATAAACTATTTACTTCTTTAAATATTGAAAATATAGAAATCAAATTTATAGATTATAAAATAGATAGAAGTAAAAAATTAAAAAGGATAGTGAGGAAGGTAGTAGAATGA
- a CDS encoding glycosyltransferase family 21 protein — MTILFIILLTLTIILLILKLFFSFVYFQKINSLEKSKIDESKYTIVQPILSGDPRLEDDLTANLKNTTDMKFIWLVDKSDKIAIQTVEKILKNKNCSNRIEIYYLDDVPQEVNPKIFKLEQVVDKIKTEYTIILDDDSVIDIKRLDELSIYEEDKTEWIATGIPFNYNIRGFYSKLISAFINSNSIFSYFSLSFLKENKTINGMFYILRTDILKKYSAFENIKYWLCDDLALATHLLSKDVKIIQSTIFCNVRNTVPSFKRYILLMKRWLLFSNVYMKNAFSIKFLFIILLPTLLPTVLLFLSFYLGINYLVIVLNLFIGKVALFHIIRLFIYQGVREEKISKKSDFIVFSSQTKELLYELLSEFLLPFMLIYTLLTPPVILWRNKKIRVKDGKIHYEI; from the coding sequence ATGACAATATTATTTATTATTTTATTGACACTAACTATAATTTTACTTATTTTAAAATTATTTTTTTCTTTTGTTTATTTTCAAAAAATAAATAGTTTAGAAAAATCAAAAATAGATGAAAGTAAATATACAATAGTTCAACCTATTCTATCTGGTGATCCCAGATTAGAAGATGATTTAACAGCTAATTTAAAAAATACTACTGATATGAAATTCATTTGGCTTGTTGATAAAAGTGATAAAATAGCTATACAGACTGTTGAAAAAATTTTAAAAAATAAGAATTGTTCTAATAGGATTGAAATTTATTATTTAGACGATGTTCCACAGGAAGTAAACCCTAAAATATTCAAGTTAGAGCAAGTTGTAGATAAAATTAAAACTGAGTATACAATAATTTTAGATGACGATAGTGTGATAGATATAAAAAGACTAGATGAATTGAGCATTTATGAAGAAGATAAAACTGAATGGATAGCAACAGGAATTCCTTTTAATTATAATATTAGAGGCTTTTATTCAAAATTAATTTCAGCCTTTATAAATTCTAATTCTATTTTTTCATATTTCTCTCTATCTTTTTTAAAAGAAAATAAGACTATAAATGGAATGTTCTATATTTTAAGAACTGATATTTTAAAAAAGTATTCTGCTTTTGAGAATATAAAATATTGGCTTTGTGATGATTTAGCATTGGCTACACATTTACTTTCAAAAGATGTAAAAATTATTCAAAGTACAATTTTTTGTAATGTAAGAAATACAGTTCCAAGTTTTAAAAGATATATACTTCTTATGAAAAGATGGCTTTTATTTAGTAATGTGTATATGAAAAATGCCTTTTCTATAAAATTTTTATTTATAATATTATTGCCAACATTATTACCAACTGTTTTATTATTTTTAAGTTTTTATTTAGGAATAAATTATCTTGTGATAGTACTTAATCTATTCATAGGAAAGGTTGCCCTATTTCATATAATTAGATTATTTATTTATCAAGGAGTTAGAGAAGAAAAAATTTCTAAAAAATCTGATTTTATAGTATTTTCTTCTCAAACTAAGGAACTTTTATATGAATTATTGAGTGAATTTTTACTGCCTTTTATGTTGATATATACTCTTTTAACTCCACCTGTAATTCTATGGAGAAATAAAAAAATTAGAGTTAAAGATGGGAAGATACATTATGAAATTTAA
- the dhaL gene encoding dihydroxyacetone kinase subunit DhaL has protein sequence MFLEIIEKISDEIIKNEEYLTELDREIGDGDHGVNLARGFSEIKNQLANFKDLPVSDVFTKMGMILLTKVGGASGAIYGTTFMSAGTYLKGKTEFDNQILLGTLNSMIEGIQRRGKAVLGEKTMLDTIMPTYNFLEKSFNEGKSLKDIKNEVIEVAKNSMEATKDIIATKGRASYLGERSIGHIDPGAMSSYLMIKIVCENI, from the coding sequence ATGTTTTTAGAAATAATTGAAAAAATATCTGATGAAATAATAAAGAATGAAGAATATTTAACAGAACTAGATAGAGAAATTGGAGATGGAGACCACGGAGTTAATTTAGCAAGAGGTTTTTCAGAAATTAAAAATCAACTAGCTAATTTTAAAGATTTACCAGTATCTGATGTATTTACAAAAATGGGTATGATACTACTTACAAAAGTTGGAGGAGCTTCTGGTGCTATCTATGGTACAACTTTTATGAGTGCTGGAACATATCTAAAAGGAAAAACAGAATTTGACAATCAAATTTTGCTTGGAACTTTAAATTCTATGATAGAAGGTATACAAAGAAGAGGTAAGGCAGTTTTAGGAGAAAAAACAATGCTTGATACAATAATGCCTACTTATAATTTTTTGGAAAAATCTTTTAATGAAGGAAAATCTTTAAAAGATATTAAAAACGAAGTTATAGAAGTGGCTAAAAATTCTATGGAAGCTACAAAAGATATTATTGCAACAAAAGGTAGAGCCTCTTATTTAGGTGAAAGAAGTATAGGGCATATTGACCCTGGTGCAATGTCTTCATATCTAATGATAAAAATAGTTTGTGAAAATATTTAG
- the glmS gene encoding methylaspartate mutase subunit S, whose amino-acid sequence MTKRKVVIGVIGSDCHTVGNKIIHSKLEENGFDVINIGALSPQIDFINAALETNSDAIIVSSIYGYGELDCQGIREKCNEYGLKDILLYVGGNIGSSSEEWEKTEKRFKEMGFDRIYKPGTPIEETIIDLKKDFEVEK is encoded by the coding sequence ATGACTAAGAGAAAAGTGGTTATTGGTGTTATTGGTTCAGATTGTCATACAGTAGGAAATAAAATTATTCATAGTAAATTAGAAGAAAATGGCTTTGATGTTATAAATATTGGAGCTTTATCTCCTCAAATAGATTTTATTAATGCTGCTTTAGAAACAAATTCAGATGCAATAATTGTTTCTTCAATCTATGGTTATGGAGAACTTGACTGCCAAGGGATAAGAGAAAAATGCAATGAGTATGGATTAAAAGATATTCTCCTATATGTTGGTGGAAATATAGGTTCAAGTAGTGAAGAATGGGAAAAAACTGAAAAAAGATTTAAAGAAATGGGTTTTGATAGAATTTATAAGCCAGGAACTCCAATAGAAGAAACAATAATTGATTTAAAAAAAGATTTTGAGGTGGAAAAATGA
- the rph gene encoding ribonuclease PH, whose translation MLREDGRNFNEERKIKITKDINIYAEGSVLIEVGNTKVICTASVTDKVPSFLRGTGKGWVTAEYSMLPRATNERNPREASKGKLAGRTVEIQRLIGRALRASIDLEKLGERLITIDCDVIQADGGTRTTSITGGYIALAFAIKKLLKEEILEENPLISNVAAISVGKVNSELMVDLKYSEDFAAEVDMNVIMNKKGEFIEVQGTGEENTFTRAELNQLLDLAENSIKRLIELQDRIINQENLKIFLATANKHKIDEISDIFSGIENIDILSIKDGIEIPEVIEDGKTFEDNSKKKAVEISKFLNMITIADDSGLCVDALNGEPGVYSARYSGTGNDLKNNEKLIENLKGIENRNAKFISVITLAKPNGETYSFRGEIEGKIVDTPRGNTGFGYDPHFYVEEYQKTLAELPELKNKISHRAKALEKLKEELKNIL comes from the coding sequence TTGTTAAGAGAAGATGGGAGAAATTTTAATGAAGAAAGAAAAATAAAAATTACAAAAGATATAAATATCTATGCAGAAGGCTCTGTTTTAATAGAAGTTGGAAATACAAAAGTTATTTGTACTGCCTCTGTAACTGATAAAGTTCCTTCATTTTTGAGAGGGACAGGAAAAGGTTGGGTAACTGCTGAATATTCAATGTTACCCAGAGCAACAAATGAAAGAAACCCAAGAGAAGCTAGTAAAGGAAAACTAGCAGGTAGAACGGTTGAAATTCAAAGATTAATAGGAAGAGCTTTAAGAGCCTCAATAGATTTAGAAAAATTAGGAGAAAGGCTTATAACCATAGACTGTGATGTTATCCAAGCTGATGGTGGTACAAGGACAACTTCTATAACAGGTGGGTATATTGCACTCGCTTTTGCAATAAAAAAATTATTAAAAGAAGAAATATTAGAAGAAAATCCTTTAATTTCCAATGTTGCTGCTATAAGTGTTGGAAAGGTAAATTCAGAATTGATGGTAGATTTAAAATATTCTGAAGATTTTGCTGCTGAAGTAGATATGAATGTAATAATGAATAAAAAAGGAGAATTTATTGAAGTACAAGGAACAGGTGAAGAAAATACATTCACAAGAGCTGAATTAAATCAACTTTTGGATTTAGCTGAAAATTCTATAAAAAGACTTATTGAGCTACAAGATAGAATTATTAATCAAGAAAATTTAAAAATATTTTTAGCAACTGCTAATAAACATAAAATTGATGAGATTTCTGATATTTTTTCTGGAATAGAAAATATTGACATTCTTTCAATAAAAGATGGAATAGAAATTCCAGAAGTTATTGAAGATGGAAAAACTTTTGAGGATAATTCAAAGAAAAAGGCAGTAGAAATATCTAAATTTTTAAATATGATTACTATTGCTGATGACTCTGGGCTTTGTGTTGATGCTTTAAATGGAGAGCCAGGTGTATATTCTGCAAGATATAGTGGAACTGGTAATGATTTAAAAAATAATGAAAAACTTATTGAAAATTTAAAAGGTATAGAAAATAGAAATGCAAAATTTATTTCAGTTATAACTTTAGCAAAACCTAATGGAGAAACTTATTCTTTTAGAGGAGAAATAGAAGGAAAAATTGTTGACACTCCAAGAGGAAATACTGGTTTTGGTTATGACCCTCATTTCTATGTAGAAGAATATCAAAAAACTTTGGCAGAACTACCTGAACTAAAAAATAAGATTAGTCATAGAGCAAAAGCACTGGAAAAATTAAAAGAAGAACTAAAAAATATTTTATAA
- the dhaK gene encoding dihydroxyacetone kinase subunit DhaK: MKKLINDKNNIVEEVVQGMIKAFPDKVSRVENEPIIIRKNKKVNKVALISGGGSGHEPAHAGYVGYGMLDAAVCGEIFTSPGADKVYNAIKAVDAGKGVLLIIKNYSGDVMNFEMAGEMAQAEGITVKQVVVDDDIAVENSTYTVGRRGIAGTIFVHKILGAAAEKGYDLDKLVELGNKVVKNLKTMGMSLKPCTVFTTGKESFEIADDEVEIGLGIHGEPGTHREKMTTANKFTEKLFEKVYAESNAQKGDRFAVLVNGLGETTLIELFIINNHLQDLLKDKGVEVARTLVGNYMTSLDMGGFSITLLKLDKEMEELLNAEEDTIAF, encoded by the coding sequence ATGAAAAAACTTATAAATGACAAAAATAATATTGTAGAAGAAGTTGTACAAGGAATGATAAAAGCATTTCCTGATAAAGTTTCAAGAGTAGAAAATGAACCTATAATTATCAGAAAAAATAAAAAAGTAAATAAAGTTGCATTGATAAGTGGTGGTGGAAGTGGACATGAACCTGCTCATGCTGGTTATGTTGGTTATGGAATGTTAGATGCAGCAGTATGTGGTGAAATATTTACATCTCCCGGAGCAGATAAAGTTTATAATGCCATAAAAGCTGTTGATGCTGGAAAAGGTGTTCTTCTTATAATTAAAAATTATAGTGGAGATGTAATGAATTTTGAAATGGCTGGAGAAATGGCACAAGCAGAAGGAATAACTGTAAAACAAGTTGTGGTTGATGATGATATTGCAGTTGAAAATAGTACCTACACTGTTGGAAGAAGAGGAATAGCTGGAACTATTTTTGTTCATAAAATTTTAGGAGCTGCTGCTGAAAAAGGTTATGATTTAGATAAATTAGTAGAACTTGGAAATAAAGTTGTTAAAAATTTAAAAACTATGGGTATGTCTTTAAAACCTTGTACAGTTTTTACAACAGGTAAAGAAAGTTTTGAAATAGCAGACGATGAAGTTGAAATAGGTTTAGGTATACATGGAGAGCCTGGAACTCATAGAGAAAAAATGACAACAGCTAATAAATTTACTGAAAAACTATTTGAAAAAGTTTATGCTGAATCTAATGCACAAAAAGGAGATAGATTTGCAGTTTTAGTGAATGGACTTGGAGAAACAACTTTAATTGAATTATTTATTATAAATAATCATCTTCAAGATTTATTAAAAGATAAAGGAGTGGAAGTGGCTAGAACTTTGGTTGGTAACTATATGACTTCGCTTGATATGGGAGGTTTCTCTATAACTTTATTAAAATTGGATAAAGAAATGGAAGAACTTTTAAATGCAGAAGAAGACACAATAGCATTTTAA
- the dhaM gene encoding dihydroxyacetone kinase phosphoryl donor subunit DhaM, whose protein sequence is MVGFVVVSHSKELAEAAIHLANEMKKYNFPLINGSGTDGDFLGSNPLIIKEAILKAKTDKGALIFVDIGSSVLNTQVAIDFLKDEGVSTENIKIADAPLVEGLIAGVAVNDEKADIESVLDELKELKTFSKLTY, encoded by the coding sequence ATGGTAGGTTTTGTAGTGGTATCACACAGTAAAGAATTAGCAGAAGCAGCTATACATCTCGCTAATGAAATGAAAAAATATAATTTTCCTTTGATAAATGGAAGTGGAACAGATGGAGATTTTTTAGGAAGTAATCCACTTATAATAAAAGAAGCTATATTAAAAGCCAAAACAGATAAAGGAGCTTTAATTTTTGTAGATATTGGAAGTTCTGTTTTAAATACACAAGTAGCAATAGATTTTTTAAAAGATGAAGGAGTTAGCACAGAAAATATTAAAATTGCTGATGCTCCCTTAGTTGAAGGACTTATTGCAGGAGTTGCTGTAAATGATGAAAAAGCCGATATTGAAAGTGTTTTAGATGAATTAAAAGAATTAAAGACATTTTCTAAATTGACATATTAA